The genomic stretch GCAGATGAAGAAAGCAACCATTGCGATCGGAATGGCCGGTTTGTTAGCGCTTGGCGCATGTTCAGACACAGGGAATAGTGCTGAATCGGGTGAAACAAGTAGCGAAGCGAACAGCGAAGAGGTTGGCAGTATGGAAGTAAATAAGGAAGGAGGTGCAGCGGAAGAAGAAGCTGATGCTGGAATGGAGATCATGATTTCAGAAAGTCAGGCAGACGTGAGTGAACATGAAGAAGGTCATGGGCATGGTGCGGACGTTGCCATCTCTCTAGAAAATGATGAGATGGATCCAGCTGTTCTTATGACGACTATTACCGAAGCACAGCAGCCACTTACTGAAGCGAATGTGCGTTTTGAGT from Bacillus sp. Cs-700 encodes the following:
- a CDS encoding FixH family protein; amino-acid sequence: MKKATIAIGMAGLLALGACSDTGNSAESGETSSEANSEEVGSMEVNKEGGAAEEEADAGMEIMISESQADVSEHEEGHGHGADVAISLENDEMDPAVLMTTITEAQQPLTEANVRFEYWKEGEEKHTYTDAEENSEGMYEGNLELSDPGMYKLKVHVEKGDELHTHKPYVLEVAEKE